The genomic interval CATCCACATGGAGGCCTCTAGGCATGGCTCCGTTGGCTTTGCAGTTTCCATAGTTCCTGTTGGGATTTGTTTCACTATAATCTTTGGGAATGGAGGATTGCAGCTATTAATGGTGACCACATGCTAGTTCGTACAGCCTTACTAATATGCTTGGCCTGAGAGGTGAGGAACTAGTCCTCGACTCTCCCATGGAGGTGGGGAGTGGCTTTCTAGATGTCTGGGGACCAGAGGCAGAGTGTAGTAGAGATACTGATTTTCCTCCCAGCCTTCCCAACTCTCTTCACTATTCTCATTTGGCTATCATAGTGAAGCAGTCCTCAATGCTTTGGGCCCTATGTAtcttagggcacatctacactgcaataaaagatctGTGACGTAGCCGTGGCTGGTCCAGGTCAGCGGACTCAGACTTGCAGGGTTCAGGTAGcaaggctaaaaattgctgtgtagatgtttgggcttaaGCTGGAACCCAGCCTCTGAAACCCCAGAACGTGGTTGGTCTCAAAAATCTGAGCTTCTGCGCGAGTCCACACACCTGCACTGCAGCTtttagccccgcccccgcccaagCCCCGTAAGCCCAAGTCAGCACAGAGCCACAGGGATTTTTACTGCAGTGTGGATATAGCCTTTATCCTTAGAGCCTGCATCACTCCTGCAGTTGAGATCAGCAAGAGATGAATAAACTGACAATCACTAATTTTGTACAGCTGGGGAACAAGACACTCTCAGTGAGGTAGTCCTACTTTTTTAGAATTTGTTTCCCTTCCCTTGTGGCCAAACAGAGcagagcaagcaggggcaagggaaggagagagtcaggggttcacagcgggcccaccacagtcccagactgcacgccgggggggatctagtcacatagagtgtttgggtttttatggattggcttgttttggcctggTTTTGAAATGgcattagcttgattttttttttttttttatatatacttaTTGTGAATGTTGGGGTGGTTATTTactgtgtgaaagttggcaactgtgctcctAAGTGCCACTTCAATGATGATGCAGCTTTAAGGCATTCTGCCCTAACAGAGGAATGCTAGATTGGTTTAAGGCTGACATTGTCCTATGCCAGCCCCTCCTGGCCCAGCCTCTGAAACCCCAGAACGTGGTTGGTCTCAAAAATCTGAGCTTCAGCACAAGTCTAAACACctgcactgcaatttttagctccCCAGCCCATGGCccatgagtagggtgaccagacagcaagtttgaaaaatcgggacggggtggggggtaataggagcctatataagaaaaagaccccaaaatcaggaccgtccctataaaatcgggacatctggtcaccccacccgTAAGCCCAAGTCATCAGAGAGCCATGGGGTTTTTTACttcagtgtggacataccctttaTCTTTAGAGCCTGCATCACTCCTGCAGTTGAGATCAGCAAGAGATGGATAAACTGACAATCACTAATTTTGTATGAAACAACAGCAATTTTGTATGGCTGGGGAATAAAACCCTCTCGGTGAAgtattcctattttttttttttttttttttttaatttgtttcactTCCCTTGTGGCCAAACAGAGCCTCACTATGTTGATCCTCAAGGCCTGGCTGCCTTATGGAAATTAACTTGGAATTGGCAGGGCAGTTACTTTATTGGCATTAACTTATGTGTTGTCTTTACTGACAAAGCATCTTACAATAGGTGTATCTTAGAAATGGATTAAGTGAAATTTGGCCCCATTCGCTACCTGAGGCCCAGAGTGTAGGATTTGTTAAAATGTTTCAATTCTAGGCTAATATGAGAAATTTAAACTGGTTTTGGTTTGGATTCAAGGCAAGATGGTTGATTAAAAAtcaggttttggttttggtttttgttttttcatggcaagcaggaaacctcaatttaaatatctattttaatcttgttttgcatttgtactctTTTGtattcctaaagaaaggttgattctcattggttgctATTAATGTTTATTTGCAATTAAATATAGTCTCTAGATTGTTCTTTGCATATCTTCCTGGTTAGCAAGAAATACCATTATATAGCTTAACACTTATTCAGAGAGCcttatttttttacattgttttgttgtaAAAATAATGATGACATGTTTCTTATTTCCTTTATTAAATTTTTACTTGTGAATTGTGTCAAGCTGcatggatggaaattggaattcaaggAAAAATCTCTGTgcggtttttttaaattttactcaaataaaaacaaccttaaatgtgctggatatatacatttattttttcgtATCAAAACAGTATTGCatttaaaacaactgattagaggaagtattatctgtagctaataaattgaactgattgtttctggtcatcaTGTCCTTCAGTATTTTTAGAAGTAGTAGATCTGATCCTCCTGTGTTTGTTCATGAAGTTGAAAAGGAAAAGAAGCTTttttgctttttcaactcccaattggtttctcaactttgaatgaactagttatTGAAACGAAATAAAGAGAATATTCTCTGCACCAggagaagaggctactgctgtcaaaagctgccttagcacttcaacaaattcctagttccaggtgcttagccagtgacttctaccagttcagtggtttaacttttatttttaaaactttggcagcaaaCATATACTGTCTGAATATTTTCTTATTCcattcaaataattttaatagatttaaaataaatttaggcTTTAATGTGAATTGTCatcatttcaattttattttagttttttaaaagtcCAGTTTTGAATTGGATGTTTATCCACTCTCTGATTTAGACTTCCCTGCAGTGTTTGGAGCCCAAACTTTGCAGCATAGTGCTACTGCACGACAATCAGTAAGTGACGTTGCCAAGTCTGTTTTCTTTGTCCAGATGTAGTGAGAATTAAATTATATCCTTAAAATATTGTATTGATCTAAAAGGGAAATGTTTAAACCTGCTAATGTTAAACCTCTTGTTTGTAAAGTGATGTCTTAAAATATACAGTTCAgttttaaatctttattcttCCTTTCCAGGTGGCTATGGTGGAGGTTCAGCTAGAAAGAgattatccctaccctccaggtcTCTTGATAGCTTTCAGTGCCTGTACTACTGTGCTTGTTGCTGTTCACCTCTTTGCTCTCATGATAAGTACCTGCATTCTTCCAAATATAGAGGCTGTTAGTAATGTGCACAATCTCAACTCTGTAAAGGAGTCTCCGCATGAGCGTATGCACCGGCACATTGAGCTCGCCTGGGCATTTTCCACTGTCATTGGGACTTTGCTCTTCCTTGCAGAGGTGGTGCTGCTCTGTTGGGTGAAATTTCTTCCACAAGGGACGCCTCGTATTGAACCAGTCCGTGACAATTGTACCATCACCCCAggagcaggaacagcagcagccatTGCCTCAACATCTATTATGGTTCCTTTTGGATTGATTTTCATTGTGTTTGCAGTCCACTTCTATAGGTCACTGGTGAGCCACAAAACAGACAGGCAATTTCAAGAATTGAATGAACTTGCTGAGTTTGCACGACTCCAGGATCAGCTGGACCACAGAGGCGACACCTTGCCACCTCCTGGCAGCCATTTTGTATAAaactatattttgtttaaaaatccattttttttgcTTCTGCCTTGCTACGTTGACTCGTCCCTGCATGAACTAGCTGGACtcttgatttattttaaagagagattgataaatactgtacaaatatatatttgtataaataCATTTCTTACAGTAAAAAAATACCATGACATCTTAGACAACCGACATCTGAAGAGACTGATGTTGCGGTATGGCTGCACTGAGCATGCATCTCTCATCCCTCCTCTTATCATCTGGattgtttctttttaatgttgAATGGTGAACATGTCAATGCATAAGAGGAATTACATTTTAGGCCTCAGTATATgttaggggtgggagggaagacttATTTCTCTCTCTAATGTTGGTGTTGGCTAGAAAATATTGCTTGTCCAATAGATGTTGCATGGCACAATACAAATTACTTGGGACATGTAGTAATTAGCATTTGGTTTCAGTGCTAGTGCTGTGATCTCTAAAAGTCTGATGAAAGGTAAAATTGAGAGCTTTTCCACCTTCCCTTTTCCCACTAGCTCCCCCAATCATGTTTTTCTGCCAAGTAATTATTACTTTACTAATTTCTATAGGGCCTTTTGCCATGGCAGCTATAAATTCTTACTCTCCAGATACCCATGACCAGTCCTATTGCAATGTGGTATGATCTGCATCTGTAGGACTGAAGCCCTAACTTTACTCTTCTTTTGGgaagaaaatatagaaaaaagcaATACCTGCTTTAACGTTCATGGGAGCAGATATGTTTGTTATCAGAAGTGATAAAATTGCCTGTTTTCAttgaggaaacattttaaaaattaaaaatagatggAGAAACTATCACTGGATTTTATTGTCTTCCTTGAAAACTTGCTATTAATGGCTTTTCTCTAGCAATAACATACACTGGTATAGATTTAACCACAGTAGAACTACTGCTGTGGTTCCAAACCAATATAGCAAATATTTtatactttttatatatttttgaataAATTCTCAGATACAAATGATAAAAGGTGTTTTGTCTGTGTGGGAATTCCAAGTAATTAGCTGTACCTTGATCTTGTTTGGTAGAAAAATCTTCTACTTCCTCAAATATTGTATTTAAGATATTAAAATCTTAATTACACTTGATTTTTGCTTCCAATGTTGTGGAAGACCACTTATTGCCATATAGACTTATTTATGAAaacaaatgatttttattttaagaagtaGTATTGCTTCTTAATTGTAAGATGTGCATCTTTTATTGAATGAAGCTGCTGTTTTAGCCTCAAGCTACTGTGTCAAATTCGAACTTCTTCCTCAAGCAAAAACTGACACTTGACGAGGATTATAGGATTTGGCTTCAACTCCTTCGGAATTTGTGTGACTCTAGATACATTAAAAAGTGAATTGTGGCTTTTGGGCAGGGCTTCTCCTACCTTCACTAAAGGATGGAAATGGGTGGGTTAGTTGGTGAAAAATCTCTTTGAACCCAGAAAGTACCAGTTTCtgatataaagaacaggagtacttgtggcaccttagagactaacaaatttatttgagcataagctttcgtggactacagcccacttcatctgatATGTTAGGCTCCCATGGAACTGGGATCTCAGTTCGTAACTGCTAATATAGAATGTAATCCTGTAATTTTGAGATGGAGGTAACAAATTCAGTCGTGGCCTAATCGGAGCTATGCCTCTTTGACTTCAAGTGAAGCTGTGCATGCTTATG from Malaclemys terrapin pileata isolate rMalTer1 chromosome 16, rMalTer1.hap1, whole genome shotgun sequence carries:
- the ORAI1 gene encoding calcium release-activated calcium channel protein 1 isoform X3; protein product: MVEVQLERDYPYPPGLLIAFSACTTVLVAVHLFALMISTCILPNIEAVSNVHNLNSVKESPHERMHRHIELAWAFSTVIGTLLFLAEVVLLCWVKFLPQGTPRIEPVRDNCTITPGAGTAAAIASTSIMVPFGLIFIVFAVHFYRSLVSHKTDRQFQELNELAEFARLQDQLDHRGDTLPPPGSHFV
- the ORAI1 gene encoding calcium release-activated calcium channel protein 1 isoform X1, which encodes MSLNEHSMQALSWRKLYLSRAKLKASSRTSALLSGFAMVAMVEVQLERDYPYPPGLLIAFSACTTVLVAVHLFALMISTCILPNIEAVSNVHNLNSVKESPHERMHRHIELAWAFSTVIGTLLFLAEVVLLCWVKFLPQGTPRIEPVRDNCTITPGAGTAAAIASTSIMVPFGLIFIVFAVHFYRSLVSHKTDRQFQELNELAEFARLQDQLDHRGDTLPPPGSHFV